A genome region from Fusobacterium varium includes the following:
- a CDS encoding carboxypeptidase M32, which produces MREIDIKKMNELHGLLREIEYIKYTLNGLIYWDKITMMPKGGIYYRSEVMAHFGEELYKKFSSAKLHKLVDYFEKNYSDDKKISSMIRRIKRNYIYVNQIPKKIYKEYISHISISEAAWQEAKEKDDFSIFAPYLEKIVDYFKKFAEYWGYKNDPYDALIEYYEDGVTTEILDELIPDLKKFAIETLEKIKNSDEKEKVEQEFSLEKQKELSENILKIIGFDFNYGRLDVSEHPTVLANSPQDVRLVTTFSKNNIFKGIYNTLHIGGKGLYEQDIDTNLLGTLLGEVSTFALEDGEAKIYESIIGKDKNFCKLLLEKIKEIFPDEYKDITSEDIYKKVNQIQPSLIRIDADELTSILHIIIRYEIERDLINNRIKVKDLPEIWKEKYREYLKIEPSGDSDGVLQDIHWAAGYFGYFPSYLLSGIYSGQIVAAMNRNLKNITERIDEENLKEIHKWLKENIHRHGAVYTPKELIMNISNEGINSTYYIEYLRKKYIELYKI; this is translated from the coding sequence TTGCGAGAGATTGATATAAAAAAAATGAATGAACTGCATGGACTTTTAAGGGAGATTGAATATATAAAATATACTTTAAATGGACTTATTTATTGGGATAAGATAACAATGATGCCAAAGGGAGGAATCTATTATAGAAGTGAGGTTATGGCACATTTTGGAGAGGAGCTTTATAAGAAATTTTCTTCAGCTAAACTTCATAAATTAGTAGATTACTTTGAAAAAAATTATAGTGATGATAAAAAGATAAGCTCAATGATAAGAAGAATCAAGAGAAACTATATCTATGTAAATCAAATTCCTAAAAAGATATATAAGGAGTATATCTCTCATATTTCAATATCTGAGGCAGCTTGGCAAGAGGCAAAGGAGAAAGATGATTTCAGTATTTTTGCTCCATATTTAGAGAAGATAGTAGATTATTTTAAAAAGTTTGCAGAGTATTGGGGATATAAAAATGATCCCTATGATGCTTTAATAGAATACTATGAAGATGGGGTAACAACTGAAATATTAGATGAGTTGATACCTGATTTGAAAAAGTTTGCAATAGAGACTTTAGAAAAAATAAAAAATTCAGATGAAAAGGAAAAAGTAGAACAAGAGTTTTCTTTAGAGAAGCAGAAGGAATTGTCAGAAAATATTTTAAAAATAATAGGTTTTGATTTTAATTATGGAAGATTAGATGTAAGTGAGCATCCAACAGTATTAGCTAACTCTCCACAAGATGTGAGATTAGTAACTACTTTTAGTAAAAATAATATATTTAAGGGAATATACAATACTCTTCATATTGGAGGAAAGGGACTTTATGAGCAAGATATAGATACTAATCTTTTAGGAACTTTATTAGGGGAAGTTTCAACATTTGCTCTAGAAGATGGAGAGGCAAAAATATATGAAAGTATCATAGGAAAAGATAAAAATTTCTGTAAATTACTATTAGAAAAGATAAAAGAGATTTTTCCAGATGAATATAAAGATATAACTTCAGAAGATATTTATAAAAAGGTAAATCAAATTCAACCCTCTCTTATTAGAATAGATGCAGATGAATTGACATCTATTCTGCATATTATTATTAGATATGAGATAGAGAGAGATTTGATAAATAATAGAATAAAAGTTAAAGATCTTCCAGAGATTTGGAAAGAGAAATATAGAGAGTATCTAAAAATAGAGCCTAGTGGAGATAGTGATGGGGTTTTACAAGATATACATTGGGCAGCAGGATATTTTGGGTACTTTCCAAGTTATCTATTATCAGGAATCTATTCAGGGCAGATAGTGGCAGCAATGAATAGAAATTTAAAAAATATTACTGAGAGAATAGATGAAGAAAACTTGAAAGAAATTCACAAATGGCTAAAAGAAAATATTCATAGGCATGGAGCAGTTTACACTCCTAAAGAGTTAATAATGAATATTTCAAATGAGGGTATAAATTCAACTTATTATATAGAGTATCTAAGAAAAAAATACATTGAACTATATAAAATTTAA
- a CDS encoding DUF1788 domain-containing protein has protein sequence MKNIEKRFEKLIEKLKSDEFYNNRGLANEVPFYIFDYQPEDELIVRYKVKNDVLRSLEETKLIGVEIDLFDLLLESLERDDIFDTVFKMEEKRGTDILYKKLKNSFNMEVILELIKEKAKNKNLVIITGTGKIYPIVRSHALLNNLQNLFNETKVILFFPGEYTTTDLRLFGFKDNNYYRAFKL, from the coding sequence ATGAAAAATATTGAAAAGAGATTTGAAAAACTAATTGAAAAATTAAAGAGTGATGAATTTTATAATAATAGAGGTCTAGCAAATGAAGTTCCTTTTTATATTTTTGATTATCAACCTGAAGATGAGCTTATTGTGAGATATAAAGTAAAAAATGATGTATTGAGATCCTTAGAAGAAACTAAATTAATTGGAGTAGAGATAGATCTATTTGACCTACTTCTTGAGAGCTTAGAAAGAGATGATATTTTTGATACAGTTTTTAAGATGGAGGAAAAAAGAGGAACAGATATTTTATATAAAAAATTAAAGAATAGTTTTAATATGGAGGTTATTCTTGAATTAATAAAAGAAAAGGCTAAGAATAAGAATTTAGTTATTATAACAGGGACTGGAAAAATATATCCAATAGTTAGAAGTCATGCGCTTCTTAATAATTTACAAAATCTATTTAATGAAACAAAGGTGATACTATTTTTCCCTGGAGAGTATACAACAACAGATTTGAGACTTTTTGGATTTAAGGATAATAACTATTATAGAGCATTTAAATTATAA
- a CDS encoding bifunctional metallophosphatase/5'-nucleotidase, giving the protein MIRTKISLISTLVFFLAFAFSYAIKDGEYYKLTILPTNDIHGNLENLPEYSTIINQERKNIENLLILEGGDLFARGEFSIFNGIPEMKILNTIGYDAWVLGNNDFRKPINKKLPEDDKTLNNLIKLSKQPTLCANVVYKENEKLLAGVKPYIIKKINGVKIGIIGLTSMKPQVRGYEPDKIFLDAEKTLKEQIARLEGKTDINIVLSHCGLAVDTKLANVAGVSAVLGADDHYHMSSPIYWVWGNEKSVPIVQHGGEEKHVLGKLELVFQKKDGKMKLVNFSGSEYDIEFVQEDEKVREIIEEYREKLRNIPVIRKSA; this is encoded by the coding sequence ATGATAAGGACTAAAATTAGTTTAATTTCTACTCTTGTATTTTTTCTAGCATTTGCTTTTTCATATGCAATAAAAGATGGTGAGTACTACAAATTAACAATTTTGCCCACAAATGATATTCATGGGAATCTTGAGAACCTGCCAGAGTATTCAACTATTATTAATCAAGAACGTAAAAATATTGAGAATCTATTGATTCTTGAAGGTGGAGATCTTTTTGCTAGAGGTGAATTTAGTATATTTAATGGGATACCTGAGATGAAAATTCTTAATACGATTGGTTATGATGCTTGGGTTTTAGGAAATAATGATTTTAGAAAACCTATAAATAAGAAATTACCTGAAGATGATAAAACTTTAAATAATCTTATTAAACTTTCAAAGCAACCAACTCTTTGTGCCAATGTTGTGTATAAAGAAAATGAAAAGTTATTAGCTGGAGTAAAACCATATATTATAAAAAAGATAAATGGAGTTAAAATAGGAATAATTGGTTTAACTTCAATGAAACCTCAAGTGAGAGGATATGAGCCAGACAAGATATTTTTAGATGCAGAAAAAACTTTGAAGGAGCAGATTGCTAGGTTAGAAGGAAAAACAGATATAAATATAGTTTTATCCCATTGTGGACTTGCAGTAGATACTAAATTGGCTAATGTTGCAGGAGTTTCAGCAGTATTAGGAGCTGATGATCATTATCATATGTCCTCTCCTATCTATTGGGTATGGGGAAATGAAAAAAGTGTTCCAATAGTTCAGCATGGTGGAGAAGAGAAACATGTTTTAGGTAAACTTGAGCTTGTTTTTCAAAAGAAAGATGGAAAGATGAAGTTAGTTAATTTCTCTGGAAGTGAATATGATATAGAGTTTGTTCAAGAAGATGAGAAAGTTAGAGAGATAATAGAGGAGTATAGAGAAAAATTAAGAAATATTCCTGTAATAAGAAAATCAGCATAG
- a CDS encoding ATP-binding protein: MKRKIEEKLIEWKNRENHKPLIIDGARQIGKTYIAFSFGKENYKNSVYFNFENSKDLNRIFEKDLNPERIIRELSVFSGSTILEKETLIIFDEIQASEKALTSLKYFYEKKPNYDIICAGSLLGVALNRESYSFPVGKVELLRMYPMDFEEFLWALNEIELSKMIREHFNSNEAFSLHDKAMEYYKKYLVIGGMPRVILDYIETENFDFVYSSQKTLNDSYIADMAKYATPYETVKIMNTFNSIPAQLAKENKKFQYKVIKSGARANEYEVPIEWLVSSGVINKCVKVTEGKLPLKAYSEPSSFKIYLADTGLLCSKFEIPANIILYGNDTFTEFRGALTENYVCSALAMNNYTSYYFEKNQTLEIDFVIQDKEGNIIPVEVKSAEHVRATSLNNYIKRYSPKYSIRVSGKNFGFENGIKSVPLYAVFCI; encoded by the coding sequence ATGAAGAGAAAAATAGAAGAAAAATTAATTGAATGGAAAAATAGAGAAAATCACAAACCTCTTATAATAGATGGTGCAAGGCAGATAGGAAAAACTTATATAGCTTTTTCTTTTGGAAAAGAAAATTATAAGAATAGTGTTTATTTTAACTTTGAGAACTCAAAGGATCTAAATAGAATCTTTGAAAAGGATTTGAATCCTGAAAGAATTATAAGAGAGCTTTCAGTATTTTCAGGAAGTACTATTTTAGAAAAAGAAACACTTATTATCTTTGACGAGATACAAGCTAGTGAAAAAGCATTAACTTCTTTGAAATATTTTTATGAAAAGAAGCCTAATTATGATATTATATGTGCAGGAAGCCTTTTAGGAGTGGCATTAAATAGAGAAAGCTATTCTTTTCCAGTAGGGAAAGTAGAATTATTAAGAATGTATCCTATGGATTTTGAAGAGTTTTTATGGGCTTTAAATGAAATAGAACTTTCTAAAATGATAAGAGAACATTTTAATAGTAATGAGGCATTTTCTTTACATGATAAAGCTATGGAATATTATAAGAAATACCTTGTTATAGGTGGAATGCCAAGGGTTATCTTAGATTATATAGAAACAGAAAATTTTGATTTTGTTTATTCATCACAAAAAACTCTTAATGATTCATATATTGCAGATATGGCAAAATATGCAACACCTTATGAAACTGTAAAAATAATGAATACCTTTAATAGTATACCAGCTCAATTAGCAAAGGAAAATAAGAAATTTCAATATAAGGTTATTAAATCTGGAGCAAGGGCAAATGAGTATGAAGTTCCTATTGAATGGCTTGTATCTTCTGGAGTAATTAATAAATGTGTTAAAGTAACAGAGGGAAAATTACCATTAAAAGCTTATTCAGAGCCTTCATCGTTTAAAATATATTTAGCTGATACAGGGTTATTATGTTCAAAATTTGAGATACCTGCTAATATAATTTTATATGGAAATGATACTTTTACAGAGTTTAGAGGGGCATTAACTGAGAATTATGTTTGTTCAGCTTTAGCTATGAATAACTATACCTCTTATTATTTCGAGAAAAATCAAACTTTAGAAATAGATTTTGTAATTCAAGATAAAGAGGGAAATATTATTCCAGTAGAGGTAAAAAGTGCTGAGCATGTTAGAGCCACAAGTCTTAATAACTATATAAAAAGATATTCTCCTAAATACTCAATAAGAGTTTCAGGAAAAAATTTTGGATTTGAAAATGGAATAAAGAGTGTTCCTTTATATGCTGTGTTCTGTATTTAA
- a CDS encoding MFS transporter, with translation MEKLLLKFGFGEKLRKNLFAILIISFGGAIIYGLPYFRYDYYDAYLQVYNLNNTQMGVFGSIFGVFGMISYLFGGYVADRVSIRKIIVLSLLGTGLGGFVHLLPLSFYSLVALYAFWGFSSLFAFWPACVKAVRMLSDSDGQGKAFGIFEGGRGVAAALAASLAVIAFRMGAKALGDTLGMRYIIIFYSVITILCGVLAYFNMNDEVVNDGEKISFKDIGAVVKLPAVWIIAIVTFCNYVFTLSLYYFVPYATSLLGMTVASAALLAAVKRYISPISNVGGGYIGDKIGTGNLLFVSFVVMAAGTAGILLLPLKTSTVIIWMFVALYIINYLFYQVNYSLTWAMMEEGAIPDKYSGTAAGLISTIGYLPDIFISLMAGKLLDSYPGATGYRYFFIFLIAMLILGAVFVTIWKSYLKKNKCEK, from the coding sequence ATGGAAAAACTACTATTAAAATTTGGATTTGGTGAAAAGTTAAGAAAAAATCTTTTTGCTATCTTAATTATTTCATTTGGAGGAGCTATCATTTATGGACTACCATATTTTAGATATGACTACTATGATGCTTACTTACAAGTGTATAATTTGAATAATACTCAAATGGGAGTATTTGGAAGTATCTTTGGTGTGTTTGGTATGATATCTTATCTTTTTGGTGGTTATGTAGCAGATAGAGTATCAATTAGAAAGATAATTGTTTTATCATTATTAGGAACAGGGTTAGGAGGATTTGTACATCTATTACCTCTATCTTTCTATTCATTAGTTGCACTATATGCTTTCTGGGGATTCTCATCTCTTTTTGCTTTCTGGCCAGCATGTGTAAAAGCTGTTCGTATGTTGTCAGACTCTGATGGACAAGGAAAAGCATTTGGAATTTTTGAAGGTGGAAGAGGAGTAGCAGCAGCTCTTGCAGCATCATTAGCAGTAATTGCATTTAGAATGGGAGCAAAGGCACTTGGAGATACTTTAGGAATGAGATACATTATAATCTTCTATTCAGTTATTACAATTCTATGTGGTGTTCTTGCTTACTTTAACATGAATGATGAAGTAGTAAATGATGGAGAAAAGATCTCTTTCAAAGATATAGGGGCAGTTGTTAAGTTACCAGCAGTATGGATAATTGCAATTGTAACATTCTGTAACTATGTTTTTACACTATCACTATATTATTTTGTACCATATGCAACATCTCTTTTAGGAATGACAGTTGCATCAGCAGCACTTTTAGCAGCAGTTAAAAGATATATCTCTCCTATTTCAAATGTAGGTGGAGGATATATTGGAGATAAAATAGGAACAGGAAACCTATTATTTGTATCATTTGTTGTTATGGCAGCAGGAACAGCAGGTATTTTATTACTACCATTAAAAACTTCAACAGTAATTATTTGGATGTTTGTTGCTCTATATATCATCAACTATTTATTCTATCAAGTAAACTACAGTTTAACTTGGGCTATGATGGAAGAGGGAGCTATACCAGATAAATATTCAGGAACAGCAGCAGGACTTATCTCTACAATTGGATATTTACCAGATATTTTCATATCATTAATGGCAGGAAAATTACTAGATAGCTATCCAGGAGCAACAGGGTATAGATACTTCTTTATCTTCTTAATAGCAATGCTAATATTGGGGGCTGTGTTTGTTACAATTTGGAAAAGTTATTTAAAGAAAAATAAGTGTGAAAAATAG
- a CDS encoding type II toxin-antitoxin system death-on-curing family toxin, translating into MIIKLTKEDIICLHEKIIDKTGGIRGIRDIGLLENAINSSFITFGGEDLYQDLEAKGKQLCNSLIRNHPFLDGNKRIGILAMLVFLDINGKKLEITNEEIVKLGLNIAKGNEK; encoded by the coding sequence ATGATTATAAAATTAACTAAAGAAGATATAATTTGTTTACATGAAAAAATTATAGATAAAACTGGAGGAATTAGAGGAATAAGAGATATTGGACTTTTGGAAAATGCTATAAACTCTTCTTTTATTACTTTTGGTGGAGAGGATTTATATCAAGATTTAGAAGCAAAAGGAAAACAACTGTGCAACTCTCTTATAAGAAATCACCCATTTTTAGATGGAAATAAAAGAATAGGAATTTTAGCAATGTTAGTATTTCTTGATATAAATGGAAAAAAGCTAGAAATAACTAATGAAGAGATAGTTAAATTAGGTTTAAATATAGCCAAAGGAAATGAAAAATAA
- the pglZ gene encoding BREX-1 system phosphatase PglZ type A: protein MEKDKIKEILDHRFSLVPEFPKKRHIIFWYDPDKAFKDIIPELEIDNVKIIVLEKTTNRKGELISTNIFDTKYTLEYRDLESNYLIYSEYPRPEDRENYLIDIERYSEFFVADKSAMIMEEFNFYRRDFRLNQVIREHLDFFGSKERKEKLNKLIDNPETIRENDLKLAILAVTVNSKVVDIQEIIKSIILDRSKLDTVEKWIGKEFLFQEIKSRFDLEVEDFQEFLKSLMVVNFYREIQEKPDSDLEKYYKGKTNEIYIFVSSLLQNKQCSEKIKEIFYELGEELDIKSVIDKLEVEALVLGTAFEYFDKLTIKYIAENLNSEVANYDRYLKYINIRLDNTLYRSKYFDYYKMLITVINLLKIKDELVIRDKSIDRIFKEYINIYYKIDRLYRDFIVSYDSIKGKSSNELFDKLERKISQFYEKDYLEELLSVWADNFTTESGLPLQKDFYNEYIKNSDTRVAVIISDGLRYEIGEEIAEKLKKEASAKEINLKAMLTGLPSFTQVGMANLLPDNERVIDPLREIYTISGISTINTENREKILKLSCEESSAIIFKDFKNMSRNEQDEFIKGKKVIYIYHDNIDGIGDAGKTEDKTFGACDTAIKDIVGISKLLSSLGIVNIYITSDHGFLYERKVVEEYNKIELDKSEVKPVVIGRRYALYEKEIEQKGCITIKIDDYFGVFPRKNQRIKASGNGLQFVHGGLSPQEMIVPVIQYRSGVHSKKAEKVRVRIKESTDKITSNLNKFTLYQLDPISIKNKVVERDIIAGLYDGDIRVSNEVKIRLNATEENFQHDFRLTLSGDHEKVTLKIMDLETGEILDSKDYVAKIGILSDFDI, encoded by the coding sequence ATGGAAAAAGATAAGATAAAAGAGATTCTAGATCATAGATTCAGTTTAGTACCTGAATTTCCTAAGAAAAGGCATATTATATTTTGGTATGATCCAGATAAGGCATTTAAAGATATAATACCTGAGTTGGAGATTGATAATGTTAAAATTATTGTACTTGAAAAAACTACAAATAGAAAGGGTGAGTTAATAAGTACAAATATTTTTGATACAAAATACACTTTAGAATATAGAGATTTAGAATCAAATTATCTTATATATAGTGAATATCCAAGACCTGAAGATAGAGAGAATTATTTAATAGATATAGAAAGATACTCTGAATTTTTTGTAGCTGATAAATCTGCTATGATAATGGAAGAATTTAACTTTTATAGAAGAGATTTTAGATTAAATCAAGTGATTAGAGAGCATTTAGACTTTTTTGGAAGTAAGGAGAGAAAAGAGAAGCTTAATAAATTAATAGATAATCCTGAAACTATAAGGGAAAATGATCTTAAATTAGCAATTTTAGCTGTGACTGTAAATTCTAAGGTTGTTGATATTCAAGAGATTATTAAGAGTATAATTTTAGATAGAAGTAAGCTTGATACAGTTGAAAAATGGATAGGTAAAGAGTTTTTATTCCAAGAGATAAAAAGTAGATTTGATTTAGAAGTAGAGGATTTTCAAGAGTTCTTAAAGAGTTTAATGGTAGTTAATTTCTATAGAGAGATACAGGAAAAACCAGATTCTGATCTAGAAAAGTATTATAAAGGAAAAACAAATGAGATCTATATTTTTGTAAGTTCTCTTTTACAAAATAAGCAGTGTAGTGAAAAGATAAAAGAGATATTTTATGAGCTAGGAGAGGAACTGGATATAAAAAGTGTAATAGATAAACTAGAGGTTGAAGCTTTAGTATTAGGTACAGCTTTTGAGTATTTTGATAAATTAACTATTAAATATATAGCTGAAAATTTAAATTCTGAAGTTGCAAACTATGACAGATACTTAAAGTATATCAACATCAGATTGGATAATACACTATATAGAAGTAAGTATTTTGATTACTATAAGATGCTAATTACAGTTATAAATCTTTTAAAGATAAAAGATGAGCTAGTAATAAGAGATAAGAGCATAGATAGAATATTTAAAGAGTATATTAATATTTATTATAAGATAGATAGACTATATAGAGATTTTATCGTTTCTTATGATAGTATTAAAGGTAAAAGTTCCAATGAGTTATTTGATAAGTTAGAGAGAAAGATATCTCAATTCTATGAAAAAGATTATTTAGAGGAACTTCTTTCAGTATGGGCAGATAATTTTACAACAGAAAGTGGACTTCCTTTACAAAAAGATTTTTATAATGAGTATATAAAAAATAGTGATACAAGAGTGGCTGTGATCATATCTGATGGATTAAGATATGAGATAGGAGAAGAGATAGCTGAAAAATTGAAAAAAGAAGCTAGTGCTAAAGAGATAAATTTAAAAGCTATGCTTACAGGATTACCAAGCTTTACTCAAGTTGGAATGGCAAATCTATTACCAGATAATGAAAGAGTGATAGATCCACTTAGAGAAATATATACAATATCAGGAATAAGCACTATAAATACAGAGAATAGAGAAAAAATTTTAAAATTATCTTGTGAAGAGTCTTCAGCTATAATTTTTAAAGATTTTAAAAATATGAGTAGAAACGAACAAGATGAATTTATAAAAGGTAAGAAAGTTATATATATCTACCATGATAATATTGATGGTATTGGAGATGCAGGTAAGACAGAAGATAAAACCTTTGGAGCTTGTGACACGGCAATAAAGGATATTGTTGGGATCTCTAAACTTCTTTCAAGCTTGGGAATTGTAAATATCTATATAACAAGTGATCATGGATTCCTATATGAGAGAAAAGTAGTAGAGGAATATAATAAGATAGAACTAGATAAAAGTGAAGTTAAGCCTGTTGTTATAGGTAGGAGATATGCTTTATATGAAAAGGAGATAGAACAAAAAGGTTGTATCACTATAAAAATAGATGATTATTTTGGAGTTTTTCCAAGGAAAAATCAAAGAATAAAAGCAAGTGGAAACGGATTACAATTTGTTCATGGAGGACTAAGTCCACAAGAGATGATAGTACCAGTTATTCAATACAGAAGTGGAGTTCATTCTAAGAAAGCAGAAAAAGTAAGAGTTAGAATAAAAGAGAGTACGGATAAGATAACTTCAAATCTGAATAAATTTACATTGTATCAATTAGATCCTATTAGTATAAAAAATAAGGTTGTAGAAAGAGATATAATAGCAGGATTATATGATGGAGATATAAGAGTAAGTAATGAAGTAAAAATCAGACTTAATGCTACTGAAGAAAACTTCCAACATGATTTTAGACTTACTTTAAGTGGGGATCATGAAAAAGTTACTTTAAAGATTATGGATTTAGAAACTGGAGAGATTCTTGATTCAAAAGATTATGTGGCAAAGATAGGAATTTTATCTGATTTTGACATTTAA
- a CDS encoding DUF1819 family protein, producing MRYVATTSESFYYSEMKRTCEFLYKNGYKIEDIDLKSCLKENDILDSKSESNFSKKYQTLNKRIKGITETLTRKIVEEDIEVGKFINLYLILCIERFMAEFMDEVIRDKFINFDYYLTEVDFKNYLRHKEEQSEIVSNWSDYGKKKMLTKIKTFLVEGGFLKKEKDGSFKIVKPFIDEEIIEEIRNNGNKEILKVMLY from the coding sequence ATGAGATATGTTGCTACTACCAGTGAAAGCTTTTATTATTCTGAGATGAAAAGGACTTGTGAATTCCTTTATAAAAATGGATATAAAATTGAGGATATTGATTTAAAAAGCTGTTTAAAGGAGAATGATATCTTAGATAGTAAAAGTGAAAGTAACTTTAGTAAAAAATATCAAACTCTTAATAAGAGAATAAAGGGAATTACAGAAACTCTTACAAGAAAGATAGTAGAGGAAGATATTGAAGTTGGTAAATTTATAAATCTCTATTTGATTCTATGTATAGAAAGATTTATGGCAGAGTTTATGGATGAAGTGATAAGAGATAAATTTATCAATTTTGATTATTATCTTACTGAAGTTGATTTTAAAAATTATTTAAGACATAAAGAGGAGCAATCAGAGATTGTAAGTAATTGGTCTGATTATGGAAAAAAGAAGATGCTAACAAAGATTAAAACTTTTTTAGTTGAAGGTGGATTTCTAAAAAAAGAAAAAGATGGATCTTTTAAAATAGTTAAGCCATTTATTGATGAAGAGATAATAGAAGAGATAAGGAATAATGGAAATAAAGAAATATTAAAAGTAATGTTGTATTAA
- a CDS encoding MFS transporter, whose product MVFKAFYIGYVGFFLSTYLGGYFVVRLFAKYIGKNFHEAKEITATVLEMDSVTKGLYIDSMGKILMISGIISLLALIPAFLIKEEKEDYIYQKKEKHKLVEIKSNLKKLMKKNTVVYLIYWGLTNFGMGLFTSYFTVFLNRVLYIDKATSSLLVSISYGAMVIFMLFTDKCVKKFGQVVTLVGTSLMAIPFMLLIAQGDRFGNNMVWVVGISLFMRAGLMNLSSPIDSSFSMEIVEPELRPIYASIINFIAGIASIVSGYYTGKYLFVNLEGYREAYYIAAGIYGVASLIFILNFMKYNRVSSEEEMR is encoded by the coding sequence ATGGTTTTCAAGGCCTTTTATATTGGATATGTAGGATTTTTTCTTTCAACATATTTAGGGGGATATTTTGTTGTAAGACTTTTTGCTAAATATATTGGGAAAAATTTCCATGAGGCAAAGGAGATTACTGCAACAGTTTTGGAGATGGATAGTGTAACTAAAGGATTGTACATAGATTCAATGGGAAAAATTCTTATGATTTCAGGGATAATATCACTTTTAGCACTGATTCCAGCCTTTTTAATAAAAGAAGAAAAGGAAGATTATATCTATCAAAAAAAAGAAAAACATAAATTGGTAGAGATAAAATCAAACTTAAAAAAACTTATGAAGAAAAATACAGTAGTTTACCTGATTTATTGGGGATTGACAAACTTTGGAATGGGATTGTTTACATCATATTTTACAGTTTTCTTAAATAGAGTTCTCTATATAGACAAGGCAACATCCTCATTATTGGTTTCTATCTCCTATGGAGCAATGGTTATATTTATGCTGTTTACAGATAAATGTGTAAAGAAGTTTGGACAAGTAGTTACTCTTGTTGGAACTTCTTTAATGGCAATACCCTTTATGCTTTTAATTGCTCAAGGAGATAGATTTGGAAATAATATGGTGTGGGTAGTTGGAATATCATTGTTTATGAGAGCAGGGTTAATGAATCTTAGCAGTCCAATAGATAGTTCTTTTTCAATGGAGATAGTAGAACCAGAATTAAGACCGATATATGCCTCAATTATTAATTTTATTGCTGGGATAGCAAGTATAGTAAGTGGGTACTATACAGGAAAATATCTATTTGTTAATTTAGAAGGGTATAGAGAGGCATATTATATAGCAGCAGGAATATATGGAGTGGCAAGTTTAATATTTATTCTTAACTTTATGAAGTATAATAGAGTTTCTTCAGAGGAAGAGATGAGATAG